One Molothrus aeneus isolate 106 chromosome 6, BPBGC_Maene_1.0, whole genome shotgun sequence genomic window carries:
- the RTRAF gene encoding RNA transcription, translation and transport factor protein, with protein sequence MFRRKLSALDYHNPAGFNCRDETEFRNFIVWLEDQKIRHYKIEDRGNLRNIHSEDWPKSFEKYMKDVNCPFKIQERQETVDWLLGLAVRLEYGDNADKYKDSTPDGAKNADNTAKNAEPLINLDVNNPDFKAGVMALANLLQIQRHDDYLVMLKAIRILVQERLTQDAIAKASQSKEGLPVALEKHILGFDTGDAVINEAAQILRLLHIEELRELQTKINEAIVAVQAIIADPKTDHRLGKVGR encoded by the exons ATGTTCCGCCGCAAGCTCTCGGCGCTCGACTACCACAACCCCGCCGGCTTCAACTGCAGGG ATGAAACAGAGTTCAGGAATTTCATTGTCTGGCTGGAGGACCAGAAAATCAGACACTACAAGATCGAGGACCGAGGGAATCTGAGGAACATCCACAGTGAGGACTGGCCCAAATCCTTTGAGAAG TACATGAAAGATGTGAACTGTCCCTTCAAAATACAGGAACGACAGGAAACTGTGGATTGGCTGCTTGGCTTGGCTGTGAGGCTGGAGTATGGAGATAATG CTGATAAGTACAAGGATTCCACCCCTGATGGTGCTAAAAATGCAGACAACACAGCAAAAAATGCAGAGCCACTGATTAACCTGGATG tgaaTAATCCTGATTTCAAGGCTGGAGTGATGGCTTTGGCTAATCTGCTTCAGATCCAGAGACATGATGATTACTTGGTGATGCTCAAG GCAATTCGGATTCTGGTCCAGGAGCGCCTGACACAGGATGCCATAGCCAAAGCCAGCCAGTCCAAGGAG ggTCTGCCTGTTGCTCTGGAAAAGCACATTCTTGGATTTGACACGGGAG ATGCTGTTATCAACGAGGCTGCCCAGATCCTGCGCCTGCTGCACATCGAGGAGCTCCGCGAGCTGCAGACCAAAATCAACGAAGCCATCGTGGCTGTGCAGGCCATCATTGCTGACCCCAAGACTGACCACAGACTGGGCAAAGTGGGCAGATGA
- the GNG2 gene encoding guanine nucleotide-binding protein G(I)/G(S)/G(O) subunit gamma-2 isoform X2: MASNNTASIAQARKLVEQLKMEANIDRIKVSKAAADLMAYCEAHAKEDPLLTPVPASENPFREKKFFCVIL, encoded by the exons ATGGCTAGCAACAACACTGCTAGCATAGCACAGGCCCGCAAGCTGgtggagcagctgaagatggAGGCCAACATCGACAGGATAAAG GtgtccaaagcagcagcagacctgatGGCGTACTGTGAAGCCCACGCCAAGGAGGACCCTCTATTGACCCCTGTCCCGGCCTCAGAAAACCCCTTTAGAGAGAAGAAGTTCTTCTGTGTGATCCTGTAA
- the GNG2 gene encoding guanine nucleotide-binding protein G(I)/G(S)/G(O) subunit gamma-2 isoform X1 — protein sequence MEQQTAKHSSAGLLLLQAGLWTVPVPPQLWGRHWQRVLAHPGSSPGLPMASNNTASIAQARKLVEQLKMEANIDRIKVSKAAADLMAYCEAHAKEDPLLTPVPASENPFREKKFFCVIL from the exons ATGGAACAGcaaacagcaaagcacagctcagctgggctcctgctgctgcaggctgggctctggacagtcccagtgccaccccagctctggggacgCCACTGGCAGCGTGTCCTGG cccatCCCGGGAGCTCTCCTGGCCTGCCCATGGCTAGCAACAACACTGCTAGCATAGCACAGGCCCGCAAGCTGgtggagcagctgaagatggAGGCCAACATCGACAGGATAAAG GtgtccaaagcagcagcagacctgatGGCGTACTGTGAAGCCCACGCCAAGGAGGACCCTCTATTGACCCCTGTCCCGGCCTCAGAAAACCCCTTTAGAGAGAAGAAGTTCTTCTGTGTGATCCTGTAA